One Campylobacter pinnipediorum subsp. caledonicus genomic window carries:
- a CDS encoding phospholipase A, with amino-acid sequence MNKSLFILFVFSFYLFANDSSKFKLANELEKAGDIKGAMSIYKSLAAKNIKKDSRSEEYIKSDTINNSKAKDEALFRELFAGSSISFHELNYLLLGTYASSVPNNDRQKFETKFNISIKKPIEISLLPKWANLYMAYSQTSWWQTGKHSSPFRETNYRPEVFMRLYTNNERINSFDIGVLHESNGLGKDKSRSWNRVYASSKLNFSNLSITPRVWYHIGDLSDNKDIYRYLGYGDIQARYTTKNISFELLLRNNFRIKDNKGAVQASLIFPLFGGILGYLQYFNGYSESLIDYNHSTNKIGIGFTLLR; translated from the coding sequence ATGAATAAATCATTATTTATATTATTTGTTTTTTCGTTTTATTTATTTGCGAATGATTCTAGTAAATTTAAACTTGCGAATGAACTAGAAAAAGCAGGCGATATAAAGGGTGCAATGAGTATTTATAAAAGCCTGGCCGCTAAAAATATAAAAAAAGATTCACGCTCAGAAGAATACATTAAATCAGACACCATAAACAATTCAAAAGCAAAAGATGAAGCACTTTTTAGAGAACTTTTTGCAGGAAGCAGTATAAGTTTTCATGAATTAAACTATTTGCTTTTAGGCACCTATGCTTCTAGTGTGCCTAACAACGATAGACAAAAATTTGAAACCAAATTTAACATAAGTATCAAAAAACCGATAGAAATTTCACTATTACCGAAATGGGCTAATCTTTATATGGCATACTCTCAAACATCATGGTGGCAAACAGGAAAGCATAGTTCGCCTTTTAGAGAAACAAATTATAGACCAGAAGTTTTTATGCGCCTATATACAAACAATGAACGGATAAATAGCTTTGATATAGGTGTTTTACATGAATCAAATGGACTAGGTAAAGATAAAAGCAGAAGCTGGAACAGGGTATATGCTAGCTCTAAATTAAATTTTAGCAATCTATCCATAACTCCACGAGTTTGGTATCACATAGGAGATTTAAGCGATAATAAAGATATTTATCGTTATTTGGGTTATGGTGATATACAAGCAAGATATACTACAAAAAATATATCATTTGAACTACTATTGCGCAATAACTTTCGCATAAAAGACAACAAAGGAGCAGTTCAAGCCAGTCTGATATTTCCACTCTTTGGTGGAATTTTAGGATACTTACAATACTTTAACGGATATAGTGAAAGTTTAATAGATTATAACCATAGCACAAATAAAATAGGCATAGGTTTTACGTTACTTAGATAA
- the mobA gene encoding molybdenum cofactor guanylyltransferase codes for MGHSCGDNGCDGFLLMKQQQSCVVLAGGKSSRMGVDKALMPFKDKASLSAYVTDKLSNIFKEVYISTKTNKFNNAELNQSIKFIADESNESSPMIALASILHHFNEPVFIQPVDMPFLKPESIKDMSKLKDDFEIVIACEAEIDHVLCGYFSPSVADKAKKLAKDGKHKIKELLKICDVVRVELSGDDEGINLNNPDDLKKALRYE; via the coding sequence ATGGGACATAGTTGTGGAGATAATGGTTGTGATGGATTTTTATTAATGAAACAACAGCAATCTTGTGTAGTATTGGCTGGTGGTAAAAGCAGCAGGATGGGAGTAGATAAAGCATTAATGCCTTTTAAAGACAAAGCAAGTCTATCTGCATATGTAACAGATAAGTTATCAAACATTTTTAAAGAAGTTTATATAAGCACTAAAACCAATAAATTTAACAATGCCGAACTTAATCAAAGCATCAAATTTATAGCCGATGAAAGCAATGAAAGCTCGCCTATGATTGCACTTGCTAGCATACTTCATCATTTTAATGAACCGGTTTTTATACAGCCTGTTGACATGCCTTTTTTAAAACCTGAGAGCATCAAAGATATGTCTAAACTAAAAGATGATTTTGAAATTGTAATCGCTTGTGAAGCAGAAATAGATCATGTACTTTGTGGTTATTTTTCTCCTAGCGTAGCAGATAAAGCAAAAAAATTAGCTAAAGATGGAAAGCATAAAATAAAAGAGCTTTTAAAAATTTGTGATGTAGTTAGGGTCGAGCTTTCTGGTGATGATGAAGGGATAAACCTAAATAATCCTGATGATCTAAAAAAGGCTTTAAGATATGAATAA
- a CDS encoding DNA ligase: protein MNKILKLIVVVFICIQSIQAIELMKLGVYKDQNITGWYASEKLDGIRAYWDGKNLLSRQGKVIKAPKYFLKTLPDFALDGELYTKRNEFEKIQTIVMDQIPNEKEWKNITYYIFDAPNANGGLIERLKVVQDYIDKNSNNNDIKNHIKLIPQKLITSKKELDSFLDEIVSSEGEGVVIREPNSVYIKSRSNLNLKYKRFIDSECKVISINKGSGKYKDLMGSITCELSNKIRFKIGSGFSDYIRKNPPKIGSIITFKYQNLTKNGIPRFATFLRVRKD from the coding sequence GTGAATAAAATTTTAAAGTTAATTGTTGTTGTCTTTATATGTATTCAAAGTATTCAAGCTATTGAGCTAATGAAGCTTGGTGTATACAAAGATCAAAACATAACCGGATGGTATGCTAGCGAAAAGCTTGATGGTATAAGGGCATATTGGGATGGTAAAAATTTACTAAGTAGACAAGGTAAAGTCATAAAAGCACCAAAGTATTTTTTAAAAACTCTTCCGGATTTTGCTTTAGATGGAGAGCTATATACTAAAAGAAATGAATTTGAAAAAATACAAACCATAGTTATGGATCAGATACCAAATGAAAAAGAATGGAAAAATATAACTTATTATATATTTGATGCACCTAATGCAAATGGTGGATTGATTGAGCGTTTGAAAGTAGTTCAAGATTATATAGATAAAAATTCCAACAACAATGATATAAAAAACCACATAAAGCTTATACCCCAAAAACTTATAACAAGCAAGAAAGAATTAGATAGCTTTTTAGATGAAATTGTAAGTAGTGAAGGTGAAGGTGTTGTTATTCGTGAACCAAATTCTGTTTATATAAAATCAAGAAGCAATCTAAATTTAAAATACAAACGCTTTATTGATTCAGAGTGCAAAGTTATATCTATAAATAAAGGTAGTGGCAAATATAAAGACTTAATGGGTTCTATAACATGTGAGTTATCAAATAAAATTAGATTTAAAATAGGATCTGGTTTTAGTGATTATATTCGTAAAAATCCACCAAAGATTGGGAGTATTATTACTTTCAAATATCAAAATTTAACCAAAAACGGCATACCACGCTTTGCTACTTTTTTAAGGGTTAGAAAAGATTGA